The Campylobacter lari genome window below encodes:
- a CDS encoding hybrid sensor histidine kinase/response regulator, whose translation MEDIQEILEDFLVEAFELVEQIDHDLVELEANPEDLELLNRIFRVAHTVKGSSSFLNFDVLTKLTHHMEDVLNKARHNELKITPEVMDVVLESIDMMKTLLNSIRDNGNDTAIGLDIAPICARLTAISEGESLESITPAKAEEPKEEVKEEPKAEEPEVDVNKLSDDEVEAEIERLLKVRKAEDQARRAEKKKTQETTPTPSKPAPQAQNAAAEKKVPAAGGGSSGANMDQTIRVEVKRLDHLMNLIGELVLGKNRLLKIYDDVEERYDGEKFLEELNQVVSQLSIVTTDIQLAVMKTRMQPIAKVFNKFPRVVRDLGRELGKQMELEISGEETELDKSIVEEIGDPIMHMIRNSCDHGIEDPATRIANGKPEKGTVNLKAYNEGNHIVVEIADDGKGLDADVLKSKAIEKNLITEREADQMSDKEAFALIFKPGFSTAAKITNVSGRGVGMDVVKTNIEKLNGVIEIDSELGKGTVMKLKIPLTLAIIQSLLVGTQEEFYAIPLASVLETVRVPIDDIYTIEGKNVLRLRDEVLSLVRLSDVFGVKQVLENTDQTYVVVIGVAESKLGIIVDTLVGQEEIVIKSMGEYLQNIQGIAGATIRGDGRVTLIIDVAAMMDIAKEIKVDIKAQIESQSKKTTKEKPSDYTVLIVDDSKMDRNIMQKSLEPLGVSIIEATNGVEALNTIKSGEHDIDAVLIDIEMPRMDGYTLAGEIRKYSKYKNLPLVAVTSRTSKSDRLRGVEVGMTEYITKPYSPEYLENVVRKNLKLG comes from the coding sequence ATGGAAGATATTCAAGAAATACTTGAGGATTTTTTAGTTGAAGCCTTTGAATTAGTCGAGCAAATTGATCATGATTTGGTTGAATTAGAAGCAAATCCTGAAGATTTAGAACTATTAAATAGAATTTTCCGCGTTGCGCATACTGTTAAAGGATCATCAAGCTTTTTAAATTTTGATGTTTTAACAAAACTTACTCATCATATGGAAGATGTTTTAAATAAAGCAAGACATAATGAGCTTAAAATTACTCCTGAAGTAATGGATGTAGTTTTAGAATCTATTGATATGATGAAAACTTTATTAAATTCTATTAGAGATAATGGAAATGATACAGCAATCGGACTTGATATAGCTCCAATTTGTGCAAGATTAACCGCAATTTCAGAAGGAGAAAGTTTAGAATCAATTACTCCGGCTAAGGCTGAAGAGCCAAAAGAAGAAGTTAAAGAAGAGCCAAAAGCTGAAGAACCTGAAGTTGATGTAAATAAACTTAGTGATGATGAAGTTGAAGCTGAAATTGAAAGACTTTTAAAAGTAAGAAAAGCTGAAGATCAAGCAAGACGCGCTGAAAAGAAAAAAACTCAAGAAACAACTCCAACCCCAAGTAAACCAGCTCCACAAGCACAAAATGCAGCAGCTGAGAAAAAGGTCCCTGCAGCAGGTGGTGGAAGCAGCGGTGCAAATATGGATCAAACAATTAGGGTTGAAGTTAAAAGACTTGATCATTTAATGAACTTAATTGGCGAGCTTGTATTAGGTAAAAACCGCTTGTTAAAAATTTATGATGATGTTGAAGAAAGATATGATGGAGAAAAATTCTTAGAAGAATTAAATCAAGTTGTTTCTCAACTTAGCATTGTCACTACAGATATTCAACTTGCGGTTATGAAAACAAGAATGCAACCTATTGCGAAAGTATTTAATAAATTCCCAAGAGTTGTGCGTGATTTAGGCCGTGAACTTGGTAAACAAATGGAGCTTGAAATTTCAGGGGAAGAAACTGAACTTGATAAGTCTATTGTAGAAGAAATTGGCGATCCTATTATGCATATGATTAGAAATTCTTGTGATCATGGTATAGAAGATCCAGCAACGCGTATAGCTAATGGTAAACCAGAAAAAGGAACGGTTAATCTTAAAGCATATAATGAAGGAAATCATATCGTTGTTGAAATTGCCGATGATGGTAAAGGTTTAGATGCTGATGTGTTAAAATCAAAAGCAATAGAGAAAAACTTAATCACAGAGCGTGAAGCTGATCAAATGAGTGATAAAGAAGCATTTGCATTGATTTTCAAACCAGGTTTTTCAACCGCTGCAAAAATCACCAATGTTTCAGGGCGTGGTGTTGGAATGGATGTTGTTAAAACTAATATTGAAAAATTAAATGGTGTGATTGAAATTGATAGTGAGCTTGGAAAAGGCACTGTGATGAAGCTTAAAATTCCACTTACTTTGGCGATTATTCAATCTTTACTTGTGGGAACTCAAGAAGAATTTTATGCTATTCCACTTGCAAGTGTTCTTGAAACAGTTAGAGTGCCAATTGATGATATTTATACCATTGAAGGTAAAAATGTACTTCGCTTAAGAGATGAGGTTTTATCTTTAGTAAGACTTTCAGATGTATTTGGCGTAAAACAAGTGCTTGAAAATACTGATCAAACTTATGTAGTTGTTATAGGTGTGGCAGAAAGTAAGCTTGGTATTATAGTAGATACTTTAGTAGGTCAAGAAGAAATTGTTATCAAGTCTATGGGTGAGTATTTGCAAAATATCCAAGGTATAGCAGGAGCAACTATCCGTGGTGATGGTAGAGTAACTTTGATTATCGATGTTGCTGCTATGATGGATATAGCTAAAGAAATTAAAGTTGATATTAAAGCACAAATTGAATCGCAATCTAAAAAAACAACTAAAGAAAAACCAAGTGATTATACAGTGCTTATAGTGGATGATTCTAAAATGGATAGAAATATCATGCAAAAATCATTAGAGCCACTAGGTGTAAGTATTATAGAAGCAACTAATGGTGTTGAAGCATTAAATACAATTAAATCAGGCGAGCATGATATTGATGCTGTGTTGATTGATATTGAAATGCCAAGAATGGATGGTTATACCTTAGCAGGTGAAATTAGAAAATATTCTAAATATAAAAACCTCCCACTTGTTGCAGTAACTTCAAGAACTAGTAAATCAGACCGCTTAAGAGGTGTGGAAGTAGGAATGACTGAGTATATTACTAAGCCTTACTCTCCAGAGTACTTAGAAAATGTAGTTAGAAAAAATTTAAAACTAGGATAA
- a CDS encoding chemotaxis protein CheW produces MNDKLNQVLQKQQAQIAEPDVDKEEDIIQLVGFVVGDEEYAIPILNIQEIIKPIEYTRVPSVPDYVLGVFNMRGNVMPLIDLAKRFNQGSSKMTPQTRYIVLKGIANGNQTPAGNAGFVIDRLTEAIKIHRSRIDPPPETLLKEKGMIFGIGKREENILTILKAEALLKREF; encoded by the coding sequence ATGAATGATAAATTAAACCAGGTTTTGCAAAAACAACAAGCGCAAATTGCAGAACCTGATGTAGATAAAGAAGAGGATATTATTCAGCTTGTTGGTTTTGTGGTAGGAGATGAGGAATACGCTATTCCAATTCTTAATATCCAAGAAATTATTAAACCTATAGAATATACTAGGGTTCCAAGTGTACCTGATTATGTTTTAGGTGTATTTAATATGAGGGGTAATGTTATGCCTTTGATTGATCTTGCTAAAAGATTTAATCAAGGTAGTTCTAAAATGACTCCTCAAACAAGATATATTGTTTTAAAAGGTATAGCAAATGGCAATCAAACTCCTGCAGGTAATGCAGGCTTTGTGATAGATAGATTAACAGAAGCTATTAAAATTCACAGAAGTAGGATTGATCCACCACCTGAAACTTTACTAAAAGAAAAAGGTATGATTTTTGGTATAGGCAAAAGAGAAGAAAATATCTTGACTATATTAAAAGCTGAAGCTTTATTAAAGCGTGAGTTTTAA
- the serB gene encoding phosphoserine phosphatase SerB: MIKLCAFDFDSTLMDGETIDILAQEYNVGDAVKAITNKAMNGELDFFESLSARVALLEGMPIEQVKKCCENLPLMNGAKELCEYLKSKNIKIIVFSGGFHEGIDLIQNKLHFDFGFANFLHSKNGFLTGKVGGEIMFNNSKGIILQRLKKFLNLKTEEIMCVGDGANDISMFKECGLKIAFCAKEILKSHADICIDKKDLKEIIKVIQ; encoded by the coding sequence ATGATAAAGCTTTGTGCCTTTGACTTTGATTCTACGCTAATGGATGGGGAAACTATCGATATTTTAGCGCAAGAATATAATGTTGGTGATGCTGTAAAAGCAATCACCAACAAAGCAATGAATGGTGAGCTTGATTTTTTTGAAAGTTTAAGTGCTAGAGTAGCTTTGCTTGAAGGTATGCCTATAGAGCAGGTAAAGAAATGCTGTGAAAATTTACCTTTGATGAATGGCGCTAAAGAATTATGTGAATATTTAAAAAGTAAGAATATAAAAATAATCGTTTTTAGTGGTGGATTTCATGAAGGAATTGATTTAATACAAAATAAACTTCATTTTGATTTTGGTTTTGCTAACTTTTTACATAGTAAAAATGGTTTTTTAACAGGAAAAGTTGGCGGAGAAATTATGTTTAATAACTCAAAAGGTATTATACTACAAAGACTTAAGAAATTTTTAAATTTAAAAACAGAAGAAATTATGTGTGTAGGCGATGGAGCTAATGATATTTCTATGTTTAAAGAATGTGGATTAAAAATAGCTTTTTGTGCCAAAGAAATTTTAAAATCTCATGCAGATATTTGTATAGATAAGAAAGATTTAAAAGAAATAATAAAGGTAATACAATGA
- a CDS encoding transaldolase: MKKFSLWCDFIENEFLDHEFLDLIYSKTINGATSNPAIFKNAILNSAIYKEKIKKSNLKDKKALYEYLAIEDIAKAADKLAINYYENNDGFISIEIDPRLKDNTSLSLAEAKRLYMQIAKENVMMKIPATEASYEVMQELMKNGINVNATLIFDFEQTKKCFEALNLGLKEFRKNNTTAKKEPRAVISIFVSRFDRLLNNQVLDKNYIGILTATKAYNYIIKQNETNIRALFASTGVKGDDLEKDYYIKELLYDKAINTAPLDAIKAFKGKQIIFKEPLKDECIEKKLNANISKDALSKACKDLLDDGLEQFCIAYEDILKSL; the protein is encoded by the coding sequence ATGAAAAAATTTTCACTATGGTGTGATTTTATAGAAAATGAATTTTTAGATCATGAATTTTTAGATTTAATTTACTCAAAAACAATCAATGGTGCTACCTCAAATCCTGCTATTTTTAAAAATGCGATTTTAAACTCAGCTATTTATAAAGAAAAAATCAAAAAATCAAATCTTAAAGATAAAAAAGCTTTATATGAGTATCTTGCGATAGAAGATATAGCTAAGGCTGCGGATAAATTAGCTATTAATTATTATGAAAATAATGATGGTTTTATTAGTATTGAAATTGATCCAAGATTGAAAGATAATACTAGCCTATCTTTGGCCGAAGCAAAAAGATTATACATGCAAATTGCAAAAGAAAATGTGATGATGAAAATTCCTGCTACAGAAGCTTCTTATGAAGTAATGCAAGAATTAATGAAAAATGGTATTAATGTTAACGCTACTTTGATTTTTGATTTTGAGCAAACTAAAAAATGCTTTGAAGCTTTAAATTTAGGTTTAAAAGAATTTAGAAAAAATAATACCACAGCTAAAAAAGAGCCTCGAGCAGTTATTAGTATTTTTGTAAGCCGTTTTGATAGATTATTAAATAATCAAGTTTTAGATAAAAATTATATAGGAATTCTTACCGCAACAAAGGCTTATAATTATATCATTAAACAAAATGAAACAAATATTAGAGCTTTATTTGCAAGTACAGGTGTTAAGGGTGATGATTTAGAAAAAGATTATTATATTAAAGAATTACTCTATGATAAAGCTATTAATACTGCACCACTAGATGCTATTAAGGCTTTTAAAGGTAAGCAAATTATATTTAAAGAGCCTTTGAAAGATGAATGTATAGAGAAAAAATTAAATGCAAATATTTCAAAAGATGCTTTAAGCAAAGCTTGCAAAGATTTGCTTGATGATGGTTTGGAGCAATTTTGCATAGCTTATGAAGATATTTTAAAATCTTTATAA
- a CDS encoding 50S ribosomal protein L25/general stress protein Ctc, with protein MLEGIVRESIGRKAAKALKRDGYLIANIYGKGLENINAAFKVNEFIKEVRKKTTLAFDVKVADKVLNVVVVDYQKDPVTAELKHVDLKVAQKGVISKYMVPVKIVGTAMGLKNKGVLIQSKRRLKVKCAAENLPNYFELDVTKLDVGDALLIRDVVVPEGVTMVDADRVAVVGVEKAR; from the coding sequence ATGTTAGAAGGTATCGTTAGAGAGAGTATCGGTAGAAAAGCTGCTAAAGCTTTAAAAAGAGATGGTTATCTAATCGCAAACATCTACGGAAAAGGATTAGAAAACATCAATGCTGCTTTTAAAGTAAATGAATTTATTAAAGAAGTACGCAAAAAAACTACTTTAGCTTTTGATGTAAAAGTAGCAGATAAAGTATTAAATGTTGTGGTAGTTGATTATCAAAAAGATCCTGTAACTGCAGAATTAAAACACGTAGATTTAAAAGTAGCACAAAAAGGTGTTATTTCTAAATATATGGTTCCTGTAAAGATCGTAGGAACAGCTATGGGTCTTAAAAATAAAGGTGTTTTAATCCAATCAAAAAGAAGATTGAAAGTAAAATGTGCAGCTGAAAACTTACCAAATTATTTTGAATTAGATGTAACTAAACTTGATGTTGGTGATGCACTTTTAATCCGCGATGTAGTTGTGCCTGAGGGTGTAACTATGGTTGATGCTGATAGAGTAGCTGTAGTTGGCGTAGAAAAAGCAAGATAA
- the pth gene encoding aminoacyl-tRNA hydrolase — protein MTLVVGLGNIGEQYAQTRHNVGFMLIDLILKDLQTTKLSNPKFKGELFKGSSTFFLKPSTYMNLSGESVKAVSEYYKCDRIIVIHDDIDLNLGALKFKMGGSSGGHNGLKSIDNLCGNAYERVRIGVGKGQDVISHVLGKFKQEEQESLTKVLEHSKKALFELLNSDIEKIASKYSLKS, from the coding sequence ATGACCTTAGTCGTAGGACTTGGTAATATAGGAGAACAATACGCCCAAACCCGTCACAATGTAGGGTTTATGCTAATTGACTTAATTTTGAAAGATTTGCAAACAACAAAGCTTTCAAATCCCAAATTTAAAGGAGAGCTTTTTAAAGGCTCTTCTACTTTTTTTTTAAAACCTTCCACTTATATGAATTTATCAGGAGAAAGTGTAAAAGCTGTTAGTGAATATTATAAATGTGATAGAATCATTGTAATCCATGATGATATAGATTTAAATTTGGGTGCATTGAAATTTAAAATGGGTGGATCAAGCGGTGGACATAATGGGCTTAAAAGTATAGATAATCTTTGTGGCAATGCTTATGAGAGGGTACGCATAGGAGTAGGAAAAGGACAAGATGTAATTTCTCATGTTTTGGGAAAATTTAAACAAGAAGAACAAGAAAGCTTAACTAAGGTTTTAGAACATAGTAAAAAAGCCTTATTTGAGCTTTTAAATTCTGATATAGAAAAAATCGCTTCAAAATATTCTTTAAAAAGTTAA
- a CDS encoding LptF/LptG family permease, whose translation MSIFFRYISSLYLKSFFILFFSLTFFFVAIDFLLNFNRLPKSANLELLYIFFLTCSAASYILPLAIVLALVLCIFNMIRSNEFVSLYALGLSKNQVIFYPFLWAMFFCCVYVGLNFSAFAYADEYKSNILKRGVVDREGGEVLIKYNDKFIYIQKTSSQTLYNIKIFDVKNLDIQSTIHAKTAKFNGDSWDLNDAKTTNVPQNLIVSKEGLSVEEFKNIKGLEDFSPKILERISLVESNPSYSILDALESMAIFAKQNISTNTLRTSLYSLVLTPFFAPFLMLIVYYYFPLTARFFNLALLAFVFFVCILLVWGLLFLLTRLSENEILLPELGIMLPVFILISIGSFYYFKHK comes from the coding sequence ATGAGTATATTTTTTCGCTATATTTCATCTTTGTATTTAAAATCATTTTTTATTTTATTTTTTTCTTTGACTTTTTTCTTCGTAGCGATTGATTTTTTACTCAATTTCAATAGACTGCCAAAAAGTGCAAATTTAGAGCTTTTGTATATATTTTTCTTAACATGTTCAGCAGCTTCTTATATACTACCTTTAGCTATAGTCCTTGCTTTGGTTTTATGTATTTTTAATATGATACGCTCGAATGAATTTGTTAGCTTGTATGCTTTGGGTTTAAGTAAAAATCAAGTGATTTTTTATCCTTTTTTATGGGCTATGTTTTTTTGTTGTGTTTATGTAGGACTTAATTTTAGTGCCTTTGCTTATGCAGATGAATATAAAAGTAATATTCTCAAGCGTGGCGTTGTAGATAGAGAGGGTGGGGAAGTTTTGATTAAATATAATGATAAATTTATTTATATACAAAAAACAAGTTCTCAAACTTTATATAATATAAAAATCTTTGATGTAAAAAATTTAGACATTCAAAGCACAATCCATGCAAAAACTGCTAAATTTAATGGAGATTCTTGGGATTTAAATGATGCTAAAACTACTAATGTACCACAAAATTTGATTGTTTCAAAAGAGGGTTTAAGCGTAGAAGAATTTAAAAATATCAAAGGCTTAGAAGATTTTTCTCCAAAAATTTTAGAAAGAATTTCTTTGGTAGAGAGCAATCCTTCTTATTCTATTTTAGACGCGCTAGAAAGTATGGCAATTTTTGCAAAACAAAATATTTCTACTAATACACTTAGAACAAGTTTATATTCTTTAGTTCTTACACCATTTTTTGCACCATTTTTAATGCTTATTGTGTATTATTATTTTCCTTTAACAGCAAGATTTTTTAATCTCGCACTTTTAGCTTTTGTGTTTTTTGTGTGCATACTTTTAGTTTGGGGTTTGTTGTTTTTATTAACAAGATTGAGTGAAAATGAAATTTTACTTCCAGAGCTTGGTATAATGCTACCAGTATTTATTTTAATAAGTATAGGAAGTTTTTATTATTTTAAACACAAATAA
- the lysA gene encoding diaminopimelate decarboxylase: MDYLKLAKEYNTPFYIYDFDKIKERFTMLKDAFKARKSQIFYAVKANSNLSVLKLLASLDSGFDCVSAGEIYRALKAGAKNYKIIFSGVGKSADELKYALEQNILYVNLESYEEMLLLEQIAKESQKIARISIRVNPNVDAKTHPYISTGLHENKFGVDIESAKKMYLYAKNSQFLEPVGVHFHIGSQILDISSIHEASAIVAKLVKELLALKINIKFFDIGGGLGVCYKDEQEPNLYDYAQGILASLQGLDVCIGMEPGRFLVANAGEFVTKVLYEKFNNKKRFVIIDGAMNDLLRPSLYSAYHEIKLLSENKEESLCDIVGGVCESGDFLAKDRKLAKTKAGDFIIVKSAGAYGFSMSSNYNTRNRVCELACENGKVRMIRKRESYEDQIALELDFLKD; encoded by the coding sequence ATGGATTATTTAAAACTAGCAAAAGAATACAACACACCATTTTATATTTATGATTTTGATAAAATTAAAGAGCGTTTTACAATGTTAAAAGATGCTTTTAAGGCAAGAAAATCACAAATTTTTTATGCAGTCAAAGCAAATTCTAATTTAAGTGTTTTAAAGCTTTTAGCTTCTTTAGATAGTGGGTTTGATTGTGTTAGTGCGGGTGAGATTTATAGGGCTTTAAAAGCAGGGGCTAAAAATTATAAAATTATTTTTAGCGGGGTTGGAAAAAGTGCTGATGAATTAAAATATGCTTTAGAGCAAAACATACTTTATGTAAATTTAGAAAGTTATGAAGAAATGCTTCTTTTGGAGCAAATTGCTAAAGAAAGTCAAAAGATAGCTCGTATAAGCATAAGGGTAAATCCAAATGTAGATGCTAAAACACATCCTTATATTTCTACAGGTTTGCATGAAAATAAATTTGGTGTAGATATAGAAAGTGCTAAAAAAATGTATCTTTATGCTAAAAACTCACAATTTTTAGAGCCAGTTGGAGTGCATTTTCACATAGGTTCACAAATTCTTGATATAAGTAGTATCCATGAGGCCTCAGCGATTGTTGCAAAATTAGTAAAAGAACTTTTAGCTTTGAAAATTAATATTAAATTCTTTGATATAGGCGGGGGTTTAGGAGTTTGTTATAAAGATGAACAAGAGCCAAATTTATATGATTATGCTCAAGGAATTTTAGCAAGTTTGCAAGGTCTTGATGTGTGTATAGGTATGGAACCTGGCAGGTTTTTGGTAGCAAATGCAGGCGAGTTTGTTACTAAAGTTTTATATGAAAAATTTAATAATAAAAAGCGTTTTGTGATTATTGATGGGGCGATGAATGATTTATTGCGTCCAAGTTTATATAGTGCTTATCATGAAATCAAGCTTTTGAGTGAAAATAAAGAAGAAAGCCTTTGTGATATTGTTGGTGGGGTTTGTGAGAGTGGAGATTTTTTAGCTAAAGATAGAAAACTAGCTAAAACAAAAGCAGGAGATTTTATCATAGTTAAAAGCGCAGGTGCATATGGTTTTAGCATGAGTAGTAATTACAATACTCGCAATAGAGTATGTGAGCTAGCTTGTGAAAATGGCAAGGTAAGAATGATTAGAAAAAGAGAA